The DNA segment GAGAGTCACACCAGAGtgcacacaggagagaaaccattccAGTGTGACATCTGCCTTCAGCGCTACTCCACCAAGTCAAACCTGACTGTACACAAGAAGAAGCATGCCAGCGACGCGCCCTTCCAGAAGAAGGAGCACAAATGCCCCTTCTGTAACAAACTCCACGCCAGCAAGAAGACCCTGGCAAAGCACGTCAGAAGGTAAGACACTGCAGTATCACAAAATCCTCACTATCTCTGCTCATTATTCTGGTGAAGAACAGTTTACCTCCAAGCTTTGAGTCTCTTTCTGAACCTAATTTGTCtgtaattttttcaaaattgaatcTAGACGCcaatttccctgtttttttgttgttgttttttaccttaTGGTCGGTGTAATGTCATGAATAATGTACCAACTATTATCATTAATGAAAAAGTTGAAATTTAGAATGACACATAATCTGATAAAACATCAGAATCAGGGGGTCATTTCCTCACGTACCGTACACAAACTCCAGAGCACTGGACAGCAGATGTGTTAAACTGACAATCCTCATGCAGAAATGGCAAGAGTTGCAATAGACTGGGAAGAAAATAAGAGAGACGGGTTGCAAGGTACCTCGGTTAGCAGTGTTAGCCTCTGCGTTCCCAGCAGTAGGAGAGATGAGCGTAACGTGCAGCATAGAGAGGTGATCATCATCTGCCCACCGCATCGACATGGACCGCTGTGCTCACACGAATACCAGGATACATCCAAATGGTGCAGCCCGCTCTGCTGAAACTGTTGTGCACACGATGCAGAGCTGATGAAAGACtcttgaaacaaaaaaagaggaagagaagtgGTGTATGGGAACAACCCTTGGCAAAAAGTATTGCCAGAAAGTATTTGAATGTACACTTTTTTACAGTGGGAATTGGGGTTTTAACTGGGCAGTGGCCACAAAACTGCTTGCATGGTTCAGGCTCGGGCTTGCACAGACACTGTTTGGGATTATGTAGGGTCAGGCCTGAGTTTGGGCTCAATCAAAGCTACGTATGTTTGGTCATCAAGTTTACCTGAGGTCAGACTACACAGTGTAATTACATGATCACAGACAGCAGAAAATACACCTTAGTGATTCTATTCGGTATTTAAAACCCTGTCTATCTAATAAAAGCTTGTCTTACTACTGCATAGTTATTGCACCATTTCAGTTGCCGTGATAAAATATTTTGCTGGCAGaattaaggaaataaaaaaaatttaaagaattgTTTGTTTAAGTGAAATGATTAGCTTTTTGGAAACATACATTTTGCAGGGTTTGCCCATAAGCCAAAGTGCTGGTCAAATAAAAATTTTGATCTAATTGTAGCACTAGAGGGAAAGTAAAGGAATCACCAAAGTTAGAACAATATATCCTGAGTCTGTTCGGATATTAAATTTCTGACCAAAgtcatttagttttatttgtagTAAACTTCCTAGAATGATGGAATGTAGAAAAATGTGGTGTCCATTCCTTTCAACTGTGATTTatacgtttttgaaagaaaaattgtAGAGCTATCTCTCCACTAGATCTCTATTATGGCAACAGCCGTGGTTGCTACAGTCATATTATATGCAGATGATATCATATATTTTCACTGTCCTGCCAGGTTTCATCCAGACCACATCCAGGAGTTTCTTAccaagaggaagaggaagagtgAAGGCTGGAAATGTGCTGTAAGAATTTGCTTTAGTCAATATTTCGCCTGATTATGGAAGTTGATCCCAAGTAGATGTTGAATGTTGATGAATTTGTTTTTggaattaatatattttacattatattttctgTGACCTTTAAACTTTCTGAACCAGATTTGTCTGAAGACCTTTAGCCGCAGGCCTCACCTGCAGGAGCACATGATCCTGCACACCCAGGACCGGCCCTTTAAATGCTCCTTCTGTGATGAATACTTCAAGTCCAGGTTTGCCAGGCTGAAGCACCAAGAAAAGAACCACTTAGGTGagaaataaacactgaataaattcttaaaaggacagtttaccccaaaatcagaaatacatgaatggcatcctcctcagattaactgtaatgttagctagctcagcgGTGCTAGGTGAGCCTGCAGTAGATGCTTGCTGGTGATGCACATTTGTAGCAGAAATAAATAGCACAATGCACAACTGCGTgcataaatgtaattaaatgtggAGTGGGTCATTCTATCAGGTACACGTATCTATCAGAATGAACTACTACCTGTAGGATTTCTGgtaaaagacattgctgttgagtttttcaactatttatttggtgctttgagcaccacaagccaagtgccatctagttctgttatactggagagaaggaaGGCATTTCTACAGTTGACACAGTGTCTGCAACACTCGACAACTCACACCACaacaatctaaactgataaacagcacttcAGGTAAGAGGAAGAATATGTACTTGATTTTgaggtaaactgtccctttaagctccaaggtttaaaaataaattttcacTCTTGCCAATGGAAAAGTTTTCAACAACTCAGCtttaaattagagaaaaaatctggtgtttttgtgtttgtccaaTAGTAAAGCTGTcatttaaaccttaaaatgatgtcacaacTGTAACTCTAAACCACGTTTCTGTTGCAATCAATGCATTAGATAATAGTTTGTATCTTACACTATTTTCAGGTCCCTTTCCCTGTGAAATTTGTGGCCGACAGTTTAATGATACAGGCAACAGAAAGAGGCACATAGAGTGTACGcatggaggaaaaagaaagtggACCTGCTTCGTTTGTGGGAAATCTGTGAGGGAAaggtatgtctgtctgtccctaaACTTCTCTGTAACAGCACCATGTTGCTTTGGCTGATtcagtgtttacattatgtattATTAAAGCCTAAActctttattttgacatgcaaaaaaatgtttaacccGGTGTTGCTTTATTGAGGGGTGTGTTCTCTTCCTATAGGACTACATTGAGAGAGCACTTGAGGATCCACAGTGGGGAGAAGCCTCACCTCTGTAGTATCTGTGGCCAAAGTTTCCGTCATGGCAGTTCCTACAGGTAGGTCTgctgagaaaaaagaagaaggtgaTGGTGAATGTTTTAAGCTCACAGATCCATTGTCTGCATTATTTATGGTATTAGCTGTACTGAATGAACTTTTCCCTGGACAGGCTCCACCTCAGAGTCCACCATGACGACAAACGCTACGAATGTGACGAATGTGGAAAAACCTTCATACGCCATGATCACCTGAccaaacatcagaaaatacaCTCTGGTACAGTATAAAGGCTGACGCAGACCAAACCGACGTCAGAGAACTGGTGGCACGTTAGGCTGTTagaaaaagttgccaaaaggtCAACTAGCACGCGttctgtgaatgtgtgagagGAGATACCCTTTCATACCAGTGtggagtgtgtttgtctgtaatcatcattcaaaaatgaaaacagaaacactgcTATGACGCCAGTTAGCACACAACACAATCTAATTTTGAAAGTACAAAGCAAATATAGCGTGTGcaagtgaacaacaacacaaactataAGGAAACTTTTCTGCTTGAGCTAAATtgctaaagaaaaacagcctTAACTTATGCAACGCGTTTGTTTCGACCTCACTCCTTCTTGACTTTAGCCCTTTGTTTACTATCCTCACTCACGTTTCTCTTGTCGTTCACTGAGCTGAACAGCTagtcagagtgatttcactGACCAGCGCGTGCCGCAGCTGATTCTAAATGCTGAATCAGTGGAAAAAGGCTGATTATTGTGGTGCAGGACACAATGCAGTGACGAGGTCCATCGACACTCACAAACAGCCCAACACTGACTGATAGCCGACTGTTGGCTCGGTGTATCAGGGCCTGAAGACAAACAGCATTTGGATTCTTGGGCgtgtttttggtgcttttattttagaatCTGTTTCATCTCATTCAGACATTTTGCTTCTTATTACAATACAGCACAGTGTGAAATACTGTAAACCTTTCACTGCCTCCTGCCAGTATTTACCTTAACTTAAAGGgctagtttggatttttttgaagtggggttgtatgaggcacTTCTTCAtattcagtgtattacatacagtagatgacgGTTAGTgagctcccagtttggagaagcagacaggagtaaCGACACAGAATCGacacaatgtactgctgtgaacaGGGGGaagcaacaaaatgttttagccaccaaaaaacaaaaaactctatgtattttagtgtatgctatatttaggaTATCTCCACTACTTTactttgctgtcagacagccccaTCTAGTGTAGGTAACAGACCGACTATGGATGAGTACCTCATAccaccccacttaaaaaaatccaaaccatcCCCTTAAGTTAACCCATGTTTGTTACAGGTGAGAAAGCACACCAGTGTGAAGAATGCGGGAAGTGTTTCAGACGCCATGATCATCTGACGGTCCACTACAAAAGCATTCACTTGGGAGAGAAAGTTTGGCAGAAGTATGTTATTCTCTTTTTGGTTGGATTATTAATATTTCCCTGAGctgctcttgtgtttttggttgacGTCTCTGTTAATGAGGATTTTCTTCACAGGTACAAAACTGCTTTGCATCAATGTGACGTTTGCAAGAAAGAATTTAAAGGAAAGTCCAGTCTAGAAATGCACTTCAGGACCCACTCAGGTATGGAAATAAAGAAGTTAATGAATATATCTGCTTagaaacagtgttttaaatgtttgtcaaaCTTTCTTATCCACCACGTTTATGCAGTTCACAGTGATGACAATAGCAGATCAATTTGGAAGGCATCAAAGTGAAGAATCAGCATAGTTTGTATATGGCAGTTTAGAGCTAGTTGGcttattaaaaaagagaaaataatttttatttgttctagCATAACCCTTGGATGGTTTGGATGAAAATGCAACAGTGtttgatgatatttttaaaatgttatatgtaaacatttattaaatgtttcatgtttaCCAGAGAACAGGATTTGATCATGCATTTTAGAGGCACAGCcgcaccaaaccaacatcagagGACTAACGGCACTGAAAGCCCCCTGCTGCGTCACCTCATGTCGCTGTGTCTTAGCCAGAAAGTTGCATTCGAACACGCAAAATTGACTGCCAACAAACACGCACGTTCTGCATCTGATTGAAAGGAAATATCTCTCTATACTAGCCGACCCAGGTAATGTCTAATCCCTATTAAATACGGGAAACCGGAAGCCCGTCTTGACGTTAGTTAGcaagttagcacattaacaacacactTCAATGCTGGAAGGACAAAGCTTACTTACTGTGTcccactgaacaaaaacacaaaccgTCAGGAGACATTTCTGTTTAAGAGCTTAAAAGTAACTAAAGAAATACAATCTTACCTCATATAACAACGTAATGGTCTCACTCCATCTTGACTTAAGCCCTTTTCACATTTCTTACTTCAGTTTGTCTTCTCGTGCGTTGAGCTGAACAGCCAATCCGTGATTTCATCGACCAACAGCCTCTGTTGTCTCAGCCACCtattcaacatgctgaaatgacagaaaaaaaaagttgatgagGGCCAACAAGGGCCAACAGTGTGGGACACACCGCAAAGACTAGGGCCACAGACGCTTATTAAAGGCAACACATGGACCGACGGCCAAACGTCCGCCTGGTGTGTCACAGTCTTAGCAAACTTAATGCTATGCAACAAAGTTTTTGCTTGGGGTTGCTGGAGGGTAAACTTCAGAAATCATATAAAAGACACACATCTCAGTGCGCTATGGATTAGATTCTGGATGAAAGAAATATCTGGTAGACTTGAAATAAATGTCAGAAGGATTAAATGCTGTGTATTGTTTTGAGCAAACAAAGCGTTTCATAGCATTAAAATCCTAACAGCGACTACGTGGTGTGCAGATCCAGTTGTTTCAAATCTAGAGTGTAAACTTCCCCAAACCAAATAAAGAACATGACAGAGCTGCTATTATAGCTGTAAACTAATCATGGGTAGAACAGTAAAACCGAATTTAATCAGTTCGTTACTCCTTTGCTCCAGAGTTTTTGGTTTTGGCAAGGTGATAACAAAAGACACCACCCTCTAAACTCTACAGATATAAAGCATTGCTCTTGTCAGAGCCCTTAATCTTTGTGTTTCCAAAGCTTGACTTAAGCTGTTCTGGGGCGGGATTCATCAAAAAGGTTGACTATTATCCCTAAAACAaaggctgcaataaaaatggctaaactttttaaatgttctcGTGTTCACGTTGACAGGTGAGAAGCCCCACAGATGCCCCGAGTGCAACCAGACATTTCGGATCAAGAAGACCTTGACAAAGCATATGGTGATTCACTCAGACGCTCGTCCTTTTAACTGCCCCCACTGCAGCGCCACCTTTAAACGAAAAGACAAGCTCAAGTACCACGTCGACCACGTGCACAGCAACCGGTTAACCGAGCAACCCCTCGGCACACTCGGCGAGGACAAAATAGTCTCCATTCCTTTCGAGGAGCAATCTAAGGTATATCGTGCTGAACCCAAGTCAGCACTCCAGAGCACCCCTCCTCCTACAAATGTCTGTGTGCCCGTCACTTTAGTTCCTGTCCAGATTGCAGGAGGAGCTCAGGGCAACCTGAACGCTCACAGAGCCTCGTCTATCTCCTCTCAGACTCACAGTGTTGTGAGCATGCAAGCTCAAGGACAACAGCACAACTCTGGCTACCAAGCCACTACAGACCTGGCATTTTTGGAAAAGTACACTCTGACACCGCAGCCTGCCAACATCGTCCACCCTGTGAGGCCCGACCAGATGCTGGACCCCAGAGAGCAGTCGTACCTGGGCACGCTGCTGGGACTGGATTCAGCTTCCTCTATGCAGAACATCTCCAACTCTGATCATGCACACTGATgccacaaaataacaaatttagTCATATTATAATAAGATAAAGAGCTACAGTATTCActactaatatatatatataattcaagATATAGGGCAATTATTGTCATCCAAGTTAAATGTTAAACgattaaatttaagacaaagACGACACAACTGCCCTTGATTGATTTTGGCTCCGGTACAGAAGGGCTAACCTCTGATGTTCAGCCTGATCTCACTGAATATTTATGTCTCAGTGGCACCAAAACAAATTGTTCATGGtcaaaaaaagctgttgttacAGCTGTCTATACTATATAACTCAAAAAAGCTGAACTCAAAGTGAAAAAGACAGGTGTGGCTGCCAATTAATCAGTGTATGAgttgaaaaaatagattttccaTAAGCAGATGCTGGATGattgtatacagtatgtgttatACTGCTTCTCTTAAACGCTCCTTCAACACTTTTCAGCCGGTCCCTGTCAACACGAATCTCTGGTTCTTGCTGATTGGTTCGATTTTTACTGGCACAGaataacttgtcatttttttgttttgcattgcaTTGTATAGAGACAGAGCAGTGCTTTTTAAGGGATCAGATGATTTGCAGAAAAGTAACTGACGACAAAGTAATGAATCACTGAAATCATTTGCTGGTCCTAGTGTCTTAATTTTGGTTTTGGTAACTTGTGAGAAATGGTcgttatttaaaacaaattgaaaataaatgtccatATATCGATACTCAAACAAATCAATACTGGCATCCTTGTAATACCGAGTAAACTTAAACTGTGGCCTTAATCTACGTTGTAACTTGAATACTGCCTGTACAGTGTGTCACTCTGAAGTCTACACACAGTCTTGTGCACATAGGATAATAACTCCTTGCCACaagatcattattttttttcccacaggaTAACAGCTTATGAGCACAAGTTACTATCTTGTGCGtacaagattttttaaaaaatgccaccTTTCAGGATTGACCGTTGAAGTCAATCCAGTCGCCTGAATAAAAAGGggaattgtacatttctgcaaagcaaGGGTATATAACatctgtacatttcatatgtaggtgatatgttgaaactttacatgtCTTTGGGATTAGGTTCTCTAGGTTTTGTTTATCGTGATTTGATTAAGATCTGTAcataaagtgtttgtttttttttttatttaaatcacatCACCGGCCAACATTCCTGTATTTAGGAGGCTGTACCGGGTTGAgtttaaagctagagtgataaTGCatgtatcatatgaaactagaagacccgAGAAATCCAGTGATAATATAATGTCATGCAATGCCATGCTAGTCTATCAGCAAAGGGGCAGAATAACACTCCAAAATTGAGCTAAATtttgatgatgaaaaaacacaggggtcccttgacttCTAACCTCAAGACACGACACTGAAAATGGGTTTAATGGGAACCCATGAGTCTCTCCtttgcatgcagttttttgctgtatgtacagtatgttccCAAAAAATAACTGGTTTTGTCACAACAACCTtggctggaaatgttttgttgaaaaatacccagttttgacataaacataaaacattacataaaaatgtaatgtatctgtggtttgcagggAGAGAAAGtgtcaacattttattctggtgattagGCTGCagaaagttttgatttttttttacttttgctgtgTACATGAGCACAGTGACTAGaggtgaatatatatatatatacatatatatgtatgtgtgtaagaaCTTTGTTTTATAAACAGACGTGGAGTCACTTAAAGTGTGGTTTCAAAAATTTGCCCTATTTTCAGATTggaaaataatctgtttttagTAACataggagaggaaaaaaaagagagaaaaactgtAAGATGGAATGGTTAAGACGTCACGTTGCACCCTGCAGGGGTTTTGCTGGTGGATTTCAGTTATGTAGTAGGTACAGACATTTTTCCACAATTA comes from the Plectropomus leopardus isolate mb chromosome 12, YSFRI_Pleo_2.0, whole genome shotgun sequence genome and includes:
- the zbtb41 gene encoding zinc finger and BTB domain-containing protein 41, with product MKKKPCNPLRPKRSRQVAASSECAAEPGTVLDSNAPPNSETVPASTSQIRHLAMSQHSHNLLKFLNEDRTRQKFCDVTVSVGGKLYRAHKVVLAHGSSYFHAELSKNPATAHVTLDHVEDSVFQHLLGFLYTSECVVAEGDLPALTEAARFLDMMDILKLLCKEGDNSTVCVIQAQDEIRGSPEVEMTSSDSPAGDTDIQSPCDVQCTMSSCQFSTENSLQNQFAESHTDAQQETSTEKEKTATQRTATTRRSARRRRTPTKYQRDNVECTVNTPEEKQSTVSPREPDGKKMEEAGKVVVEKQLPTSDVNETSKPAEDPVDEEEEEGDMNEEVVIQRTVVEVCAADKSAGQQGSDVERAEHQADGEVEVPAAGSSTQSPVYPEGLAPVIIQTSSKKTLKCPKCNKTFDRAGKYESHTRVHTGEKPFQCDICLQRYSTKSNLTVHKKKHASDAPFQKKEHKCPFCNKLHASKKTLAKHVRRFHPDHIQEFLTKRKRKSEGWKCAICLKTFSRRPHLQEHMILHTQDRPFKCSFCDEYFKSRFARLKHQEKNHLGPFPCEICGRQFNDTGNRKRHIECTHGGKRKWTCFVCGKSVRERTTLREHLRIHSGEKPHLCSICGQSFRHGSSYRLHLRVHHDDKRYECDECGKTFIRHDHLTKHQKIHSGEKAHQCEECGKCFRRHDHLTVHYKSIHLGEKVWQKYKTALHQCDVCKKEFKGKSSLEMHFRTHSGEKPHRCPECNQTFRIKKTLTKHMVIHSDARPFNCPHCSATFKRKDKLKYHVDHVHSNRLTEQPLGTLGEDKIVSIPFEEQSKVYRAEPKSALQSTPPPTNVCVPVTLVPVQIAGGAQGNLNAHRASSISSQTHSVVSMQAQGQQHNSGYQATTDLAFLEKYTLTPQPANIVHPVRPDQMLDPREQSYLGTLLGLDSASSMQNISNSDHAH